CTTAACGAAGGCTTCGCTATGATGTTTCTTAGTTAATGGTCAATAATCCAAATGTATGACTTGCAATATTAGGAAATCGTGCTAATATAAATTTAAACACTGTTTAAAACATTGTTTAAATGACTTTATTGGAGGTTTTACATATGGAACCAGACAAGAAAAGTGAAACAAAAGAAAAGATTATGCAAGCCACACTGGAGTTCACCAAACAAAGCGGATTTGAAGGCATCACCATTCGGAAAATTGCCGAAGCCTCTGGCACAAATGTATCCCTAGTTAATTATTACTTCGGCTCCAAAGAAAATCTGATCAGTGAATCTATTAAAATGATTCTGAGCAGCTTTCAGCATACCTTTGCTATACTCGATGAATTATCCATCCCCGCCCGAGATCGATTAAAGCAATTCTTAATGGATTATTTACAAGTCATCCGTGAATATCCCGAATTATTATCCAGAATTATTCTTATGGGTTCAGCAGATTTCTCATCTCAACAGGAATACGGTTCATTTTTAAATCTATTGGGGTTCCCCAAAGTTCAAAATACATTAAAAGAGATCACTGGAGAACAACAACCGGAAAGACTGACCACAATGATGACACAAATTTTTGGGGCGCTTTTTCTCCCCGCACTTATGAGCCCTATTCTGGAAAAAGGTGCTTCTGTGAAGATTGCTCCTATAGATGCACAAATAGACTTGCTCTTTGAAAAATACTTTCATTAAAAAATAATGATGGAGGTGATTCAGTTGAACATGTTAAGAAAACATTGGCAGGACTTGGGATTGATCATTGCATTCCTTGTATGTATTTATCTCATCTTGGATTGGGGAACACTTCCGCGTATTAACAGCATTTTGTGGTTAAGCTTTATTGCCATACTCCTGCACCAATTTGAAGAATATCGATGGCCGGGTTACTTTGCAGGCTTGTTTAATAAAGTTTTGTTCCAAAGTAAGACACCTGAAAGATATCCGTTAAATCAGCAGTCAGCCATGATTATTAATCTGATTATCGCCTATGTGTTTTATTTACCGCCCGTATTCTTCTCTTCCGTTGTATGGTTGGGTTTGGCCCCTATATTAATGGGATTTTTTCAGATTATCTGGCATGGCATCTTCGCCAATATAAAGGCAAAAAGTATATATAATCCCGGATTATTTTCAGCGATATTTCTGCATTTGCCAATTGGAATCTGGTACATTAAAAGTGCCTATGAACAGAATATGTTAACACCAGTAAATTGGATGTGGAGCACCATTTATTTTGTTGTAGCTGTCTATGTTTTAATTGTTAAAGGCAATATGTGGCTGAGAAACAAAAACTCTGTTCATCCTTTTTCACAGAAACAATTAGGATCTTATACTGAAAAATAAATCTATGACTTCAAATATAAATAAACGCATTGAGTCCATGGACTCGATGCGTTTTACATTTCTCTTTTGAAATGATTAAGTTTCTAAATCTTGAACTTTATTATAAAACATTTTTTACACAGGATGCTGTTCACGAAGGGCATTTCCAACACAAAAAAAGCCGCCATTTCAGGCGACTTTCCTCGTGAACAGAAAAAAAGATCTTAAGAGATTGGTAAATCTGTTTGAGTCAACTGGGCGGAAACCTCCCATAGACGACGGGCTTGCTCAGGATCGATAGCATAGTCCTTGACTCCAAAGAAGGCTCCATCCGCAGGAGCTGGCTCACTGATGTCACAATCCTCGCAATACACGCCACCTTTTCCCTCGAGTTGCGGAGATGTTGCTGCCCATACTTGCGTTGCTGCCCCTTGCTCAGGCGTTTTAAAGTTTGGATTAGCGACTTGACCAGACTCATCAATCCAGCCCAATGCGATCATTTCCTCTTTCGGCATATGTCGTTGCAGCGGCGTCAGAATTCCACCCGGATGTACAGAGAACGCACGCACTCCCTGATCTGCACCACGTCTATCCAGTTCAACGCTAAACAGAATGGTTGCTGTTTTGGACTGTCCGTAAGCAGGAAACTTTTCATAGCCGTTCTCAAATTGCATATCGTCCCAGCGAATTGGTGAGAAATGATGT
Above is a window of Paenibacillus sp. E222 DNA encoding:
- a CDS encoding TetR/AcrR family transcriptional regulator produces the protein MEPDKKSETKEKIMQATLEFTKQSGFEGITIRKIAEASGTNVSLVNYYFGSKENLISESIKMILSSFQHTFAILDELSIPARDRLKQFLMDYLQVIREYPELLSRIILMGSADFSSQQEYGSFLNLLGFPKVQNTLKEITGEQQPERLTTMMTQIFGALFLPALMSPILEKGASVKIAPIDAQIDLLFEKYFH
- a CDS encoding HXXEE domain-containing protein, encoding MNMLRKHWQDLGLIIAFLVCIYLILDWGTLPRINSILWLSFIAILLHQFEEYRWPGYFAGLFNKVLFQSKTPERYPLNQQSAMIINLIIAYVFYLPPVFFSSVVWLGLAPILMGFFQIIWHGIFANIKAKSIYNPGLFSAIFLHLPIGIWYIKSAYEQNMLTPVNWMWSTIYFVVAVYVLIVKGNMWLRNKNSVHPFSQKQLGSYTEK